AGCCCGATCGCTGTCGCCAGCACCAGCGGCATTCCCCGGCACCTCACCGATTATGTGCTCACCCTGCCCTACAACGACATCGAGCTGCTGGAGACGACCGTCGCGCGGGCCTGGCATGATCTGGCGGCGATCATCGTCGAGCCGGTGATGGGCAACTGCGCCGGGATCACGCCCGACGCGGGCTTTCTTGAGACGATCCGCCGCCTGTGCGACGAGCACGGCATCGTGATGATCCTGGACGAGGTCAAGACCGGCTTTCGCATCGCCAACGGCGGCGCGGTCGAGGTCTATGGTGTCACGCCCGACATAGCGACGTACGCGAAGGCGCTCGGCAACGGCTTTCCGGTCGCGGCTATCGCCGGGCGGCGCGCGGTGATGGAGACGATCGTGCCGGGACAGGTCTTGCAGGGCGGCACCTACTGCGGCAACGCCGTGGGCGTGGCGGCGGCGGATGCGGTGCTGGATCTGCTTGAGCGCGAGCCGGTGCTCGATCGGATCGCGGCGCAGGGCCGCAGGCTGATGCAGGGCCTCGACGAGATCCTGAGCCGCGCCGCGATTCCGCACCATCTGCTCGGCCACGGCGCGATGTTTGGCCTGGTGCTATCCGAGGCCGCGCCCCGCGAGCATCGCGACTGGGCGCGCACCGACCGCGCGCGCTACGAGCACCTGATGCTTGGGCTGGTCCAGCGTGGCGTGATGCCCGATCTCGACTCGCGCGAGCCGTGGTTTTTGTGCGCCGCCCACGACGACGAACTGATCGCGCGGACGCTCGAAGTCTTCGAGGCCGTGGTCAAAACACTGTAGCACGCGACGAGGTAACGCTATGCATAAGCTGTGGATCGACAACCAGTGGACCGACGCCGCCAGCGACGAGACGATCGCGGTGATTGATCCGGCGACGGAGGCGGAAGTTGGGCGCGTGCCCGCCGCAACACCCGCCGATGTGGATCGGGCGATGCGGGCGGCACAGGCGGCCTTCGCAGGCTGGCGGCACGTGTCAGCCGCCGAGCGCGCCGAGCTGCTGCATGAGGTCGCCCGCCGCATGCGCCAGGATGTCGAGGCGCTGGCAGTAACGCTGACGCACGAGACGGGTCGGCTGCTCGATCGCAATCGCCGCTACGTGGGCTGGTCCGCCGATGTCTTCGACTACTACGCCGAGATGGGCCGCAACTCGCGGGGCCGCGTGATCCCCAGCGTGGAGCCGTCGCAGCTTGCGCTGGTGCTCAAGGAGCCGTACGGCGTCGTCGCGTGCATCGTGCCGTGGAACTACCCGATGCTGCTGCTGACCTGGAAGATCGCGCCTGCGCTGGCCGCTGGCAACAGCGTGGTGATCAAACCGGCCTCGCAGACGCCGCTGGCGACGCTCGCTCTGGCGCGCTGCTTCGAGCATCTGCCGCCCGGCGTGGTCAACATCGTCACCGGGCGCGGCTCCACTGTCGGCGATGCGCTGGTGACGCATCCCGCGACCAGCGTGGTCGCCTTCACGGGATCGACCGAGGTCGGGCAGCGCATCGCGGGGCTGGCGGCGGAGCGCATGACCAAGCTGCACCTTGAGCTGGGCGGCAAAGATCCGTGCATCGTCGCCGCCGACGCCGACATCCGAACGGCGGCGATGGGCGTGGCCTGGGGCGCGTTCGTCAACGCCGGTCAGGTCTGCACCTCGATCGAGCGCGTCTACGTCGAGCGGCCCGTCTACCGCGATTTCTGCGATTGTCTGGCGGAGCTAACGGCGCGGCTGCGCGTTGGCTCGCCCTTCGATCCGGACACGCAGATCACCCCGCTGATCGGCGGACGCGAGCGTGATGCCATCCTGGCGCAGATCGAGCAGGCCGCAGCGCAGGGCGCGCGCATCGTCGCGGGAGGCCGCCGCCCGCCGCAGCTTGAGCGCGGCTACTTTCTGGAGCCGACCGTGCTGGTGGACGTGCCGCACGCGGCGCTGATCATGCGCGAAGAAACCTTCGGGCCGGTCGCGCCGGTTGCGCCCGTGGAAAGCTTCGACGAGGCACTGGCGCTCGCCAACGACTCGCGCTACGGCCTGGGCGCGAGCCTCTTCACCCACGATCCGACCAAGGCCAAGCGCTTCTACGAGGAGGTCAAGGCCGGGACGATCTGGATCAACGATCCGCTGATCGACAACATCGCGGGGCCGTTCGGCGGCATGAAGCAGAGCGGCATCGGGCGCGAGCTGGGCGAGGAGGGCCTTGAGGAGTTTTTGGAGACGAAGCATATTCACTGGGATTTTGAGATGCAGCCCAAGCCGTGGTGGTATCCGTATGGGGAGACGTAGGAACAAGCGAACAAGCGATCGTTAATGACCAACGCCGATTATCATCAGGTGAAGGTCTAAGATACAACACAGCGATCGGCGCCATGCCGACAGTTACGACAATAGCTTGTCATACTCAGCATGCGTGCCGATCCAAAACCACACGATGCCCTCCGGCTTTTCTACCCCTAGCGCCCGATCATGTTCACCGACGCGCACGGATCAGAGCTGCTTGGTCTTACCTACCTTCTTGAAGTGCAGCGACGGATGATACGGATCGGTCTTAAGCAGTTCGTAGTTCTTGTCTGCCAACTCCTGCACATCTTTGGGAAGCTCATGGTTATGTTGCCAGAAACGCGGTAGGGTCAGGTGATTCGTAGGGGCCGGGCCAGCCCTCCCTGATACTCCCGATCCACTTCTGCAAGCAGGGTATCAAGTCGCCCCGCCTCCAAAGCTTCCTCAATCTGCTTATCCCAAACCTGCGCATGATACTCGGCAAGCCATGCCATCAACTCAGCCAGATCTTTAGCTGACAGTTGTGTAATAGCCGTTTCTATTTCTTTAACAGTCATCGATCGGCTTCCTTTGCACTCATCGGTCAACGTTTATACCATGCTTTTTGCCTGGTCAAATGCTACACCAAGCGGTCGAATAAACAGAACCAAGCACTGATGAGACTCCAGTTCTCGGTTCTTGGTTCCTGGTTCTCCCCGCCGCTTGTCGCCTGTGGTATGATGAGATCACCGATGGATCGAGCGCGCCGGATCATGGTCTAGCACTTCTGTAGCTCAGCCCATCGTCAGCACCGAAATTCATTGTAGGGTAGATATTCTGCCTGTGGTATAGGCTAGCGTGTTGCATCGCGGGGGGTTGGCCCCCCACCGGATGAACCAACTGCTA
The sequence above is a segment of the Herpetosiphonaceae bacterium genome. Coding sequences within it:
- the gntE gene encoding guanitoxin biosynthesis PLP-dependent transaminase GntE gives rise to the protein MDNAKTRAAYAKARSLMPYGVSSNFRYWGNDATPVISRGDGGCVYDADGNEYIDYRLGFGPVILGHGHPAVVERVQQAITGGTCFALTSEWEIRAAEKLLRMLKWPDLMRWTTSGTEATMHAIRIARAHTGRERILKFEGNYHGNHDYLLFSTAGAWPGSMGSRRSPIAVASTSGIPRHLTDYVLTLPYNDIELLETTVARAWHDLAAIIVEPVMGNCAGITPDAGFLETIRRLCDEHGIVMILDEVKTGFRIANGGAVEVYGVTPDIATYAKALGNGFPVAAIAGRRAVMETIVPGQVLQGGTYCGNAVGVAAADAVLDLLEREPVLDRIAAQGRRLMQGLDEILSRAAIPHHLLGHGAMFGLVLSEAAPREHRDWARTDRARYEHLMLGLVQRGVMPDLDSREPWFLCAAHDDELIARTLEVFEAVVKTL
- a CDS encoding aldehyde dehydrogenase family protein, which translates into the protein MHKLWIDNQWTDAASDETIAVIDPATEAEVGRVPAATPADVDRAMRAAQAAFAGWRHVSAAERAELLHEVARRMRQDVEALAVTLTHETGRLLDRNRRYVGWSADVFDYYAEMGRNSRGRVIPSVEPSQLALVLKEPYGVVACIVPWNYPMLLLTWKIAPALAAGNSVVIKPASQTPLATLALARCFEHLPPGVVNIVTGRGSTVGDALVTHPATSVVAFTGSTEVGQRIAGLAAERMTKLHLELGGKDPCIVAADADIRTAAMGVAWGAFVNAGQVCTSIERVYVERPVYRDFCDCLAELTARLRVGSPFDPDTQITPLIGGRERDAILAQIEQAAAQGARIVAGGRRPPQLERGYFLEPTVLVDVPHAALIMREETFGPVAPVAPVESFDEALALANDSRYGLGASLFTHDPTKAKRFYEEVKAGTIWINDPLIDNIAGPFGGMKQSGIGRELGEEGLEEFLETKHIHWDFEMQPKPWWYPYGET